CAAAACGTCTAGAAAAGAGGCTTAAATAATGGCAGAATTAAAAATTGATGTACAAGATTTGCACAAATCTTATGGAGATAATGAGGTCCTAAAAGGAATCACAACTCAGTTTCACGAAGGTGATGTTGTTTGTATTATCGGTCCTTCAGGTTCAGGGAAATCAACATTCCTACGTACCCTCAACTTACTTGAAACAATCACAAGTGGAAAAGTTATCGTTGACGGTCATGAACTTTCTGATCCAAAAACTGATGTTGATAAAGTTCGCGAGAATATCGGAATGGTATTCCAACACTTTAATCTTTTCCCACACATGACAGTTCTTGAAAACATTACCTTCGCGCCTATCGAACTAGGTAAGGAAAGGAAAGAAGAGGCAGAAAAACATGCCATGGAACTTCTTGAACAAGTCGGCTTAGCTGATAAACGTGACGCAAAACCCGAAAGCTTATCAGGGGGACAAAAACAACGTGTAGCTATAGCTCGTAGTTTAGCCATGAATCCTGATATCATGCTTTTTGACGAACCTACTTCTGCACTTGACCCAGAAATGGTTGGAGACGTTCTTAACGTTATAAAAAATCTTGCAGAACAAGGTATGACAATGTTAATCGTCACTCACGAAATGGGATTTGCTCGTAAAGTTGCCAACCGAGTTATCTTTACTGACGGCGGTAAATTCCTCGAAGACGGCACACCAGAACAAATCTTCGACAACCCACAACACCCACGTCTAAAAGACTTCCTTGATAAAGTCTTGAATGTGTAACTGAGTAAGAAAACTTGACAGCTAAAGCTGTTGTTTTCTACGCTAAGTGCTATAACACTTAGCTAACCCACTTATTAGCAAACGAGTAGGTTAATATTGAACCTACTCGTTTTGCGTCATAATCTTTTTATATTGGTCGGATGCTAAAGCATCTCGACCTTTTACGTTACCTACTATTTGGTAGGTGACTAGATTTCTTACTAGGTTAAGTTAAAGTTATTAGGTTTCTACGCTAGGTATTACAGCACTTAACTAACTCACTTATTAACACTACTACCTACTATAACCTTTGACTTTTATAGCACCTTTTGATAGACTAATATCAAATTAACGTTCAGGAGGAAAAGGAGCAATGAACAACTAAGAACAGAATTTTTGATACTACCATATCAAGTTTTG
This sequence is a window from Streptococcus macedonicus ACA-DC 198. Protein-coding genes within it:
- a CDS encoding Glutamine transport ATP-binding protein GlnQ, giving the protein MAELKIDVQDLHKSYGDNEVLKGITTQFHEGDVVCIIGPSGSGKSTFLRTLNLLETITSGKVIVDGHELSDPKTDVDKVRENIGMVFQHFNLFPHMTVLENITFAPIELGKERKEEAEKHAMELLEQVGLADKRDAKPESLSGGQKQRVAIARSLAMNPDIMLFDEPTSALDPEMVGDVLNVIKNLAEQGMTMLIVTHEMGFARKVANRVIFTDGGKFLEDGTPEQIFDNPQHPRLKDFLDKVLNV